A window of the Myxococcales bacterium genome harbors these coding sequences:
- a CDS encoding helix-turn-helix transcriptional regulator codes for MASSVRHNSRASSAQRAPPGAVVPVFAALGDETRLRVVARLTEEGPLSIAKLTEGSHLTRQAMTKHLRVLSAAGLLRGRREGRENVFEVEPRRLAEARGYLARISEHWDATLERLRAFVEDE; via the coding sequence ATGGCGTCTAGTGTTCGCCACAACAGCCGCGCATCAAGCGCGCAGCGGGCACCGCCAGGCGCGGTTGTACCGGTCTTCGCAGCGCTCGGCGACGAGACGCGCCTCCGCGTCGTGGCTCGCCTGACGGAAGAGGGCCCGCTTTCGATCGCCAAGCTGACGGAGGGCTCGCACCTCACGCGTCAGGCCATGACGAAACACCTGCGCGTGCTCTCCGCGGCGGGCCTGCTTCGAGGTCGACGCGAGGGCCGCGAGAACGTCTTCGAGGTCGAGCCGCGAAGGCTCGCCGAGGCGCGCGGCTACCTCGCTCGCATCTCCGAACACTGGGACGCGACCCTCGAGCGGCTGCGGGCCTTCGTCGAAGACGAATAA